The segment TACCCGATCGACAAAATATTTCGTAGCAGAAGATTCGTGATTAAAATCAAAGCCCCAGTTGTATGTTGAATTGGGACTGTTGACATTATACCAGGGATTGTCAGAGGCCGGTTTTCCTGTTGCTGAATTATAGTACATTCTTACCAGGGGACTCTGACCATATGAATGATTTAACACAATGTCCATAATAACAGCTATGCCCCGATTATGGCACTCCTGGATAAAATCTTTGAAATCAACATCCCGACCATAAAATTTATCGGGTGCAAAGTAAAAAGAAGGATTATAACCCCAGCTCGTATCGCCTTCAAATTCGCTGAAAGGCATAAGCTCAATAGCGTTGATTCCAAGATTCTGAAGATAATCAAGTTTTGTTTTCACATCTTTGATATCATGAGTGGAAACAAAATCGCGAATAAGTAACTCGTAGATAGTAAGATTTGATGACTGAGGCGGTTCATAGGATGTTGATATCCAATTGAAATTTTCTTTCCCGGGTTGAATGACACCGGTAATCTGTGTTGTTTTGCCTTCAGGGTACTTGAGTAATCCAGGATATACAGATTCAGGGATGTATTTATCAAAGACAGGGTCAAGAATCTTCTCAGAATACGGATCGGCAATTCTAATCTGTTCATCAATCAGGTATTGAAAGCTATATTCTTTACCGGGAGTAAGATCGCCGACTTTAATCCAGAAACGGTCACCATCTTTTTTCAGTTGCCATTTGCTGTCAGGTAACCAGTCATTAAAGTCTCCTATGAGGTATATTCTGTTTTTTCCTGGGGCATAAATACAGAAAACTGCAGAATCAACTGATGGATAAGAAATACCTTCCGTGATTCCCTGTTGTATAGTTTTTGAAATTGTAGCACCCGGTTTCAAAAACCATAAAGTATCCGATGTGGTTTGATTAGTATTTTTTGCAATGACAACCATCTGATGACGCACAGAATCCCCGATCTGGATAATAGTATCTATTAAAGAAGATGCAGTTTTATGTACCAGGCTGTTTTCCAGGTATAAGAACATAGAATCAGATTCTCTGCTGGCTGCACTGATATGCAGTAAGTGATCCTCACCGACAAAGCTAAAGCGGTTGTCCGGCTGGACAAAAGATGTTTGCAGACCAGCTTCATAAACATTTTTAAAGATATCTGCTCCTGCCACATCGCGTCCGGTTTTTGATGCTGTTGAGTTCCTGAAAACAAATGCGATCTGAATGATTTTTTCATTTGCAGGTACACCATAGAATTGCCTGATACCGGGTGTAATGGCCAGCTCGTATTCATTGGCGGCAGTTTTGGTAAGTTTGCATAAAGCAGTATTTACAGTCCAGTCGGCCTTGACATATTTCCAATCACCCGGAGAAGTGCTTTTATCTGTGATCACACCGGTATGTGCATAAACATCATCGCTGCTGTAATTCATTAAGCCCTTGTCGCCCTGTGATGCATGAAATTTAATAATTACAGGTTCGTTGTCTGTTGGCAGGAAGGGTTCAGTAGTAATAACCTGCGTAAATCCGAAGACAGGAACTAACAATAATAAGATGGGAATAATGAATTTTTTCATGGTGTTATTTTTAAAAGGATAACCCCGCCATCAGGCGGGGTTAATCCAAAAACATTTTAGATGATAAAACCCCTAATACTACTATTCAATTGTACCGGTTCCTTCTTTGAAATTGAGTGTAACTGTCTGACCAGCAGTTACTGGAACAGCTGTCTGGTCTCCACCGGTACCCCTGTATTCGATATTTCCGTCAATAATATTGAATTCTGCCTGCCACCAGTCGGCTGCAAGTGTACTGCCTTTTGCGTACATTCTCAGGTTTCCGTTTGCCGGAATATTTTCAAATTTGATCACTCCTGCAGTATTGTCAACGGTGAAAAGGTTAGCCTCAACACCGGCATCCCAACTGCCAAATGCATCACCGATTCCATATACCTTGGCAGGGTTAACCTCGATGGTTTCGTTAGCCAGGTCGACTACAACTATATAGTATCCGGAAGCACCTGGAACAGGAACATCTGTTGAACCTTTTGCAAATACGCCATCGGTTGCATCACCGTCTTTACCGAAATCACCTACCCATTCGCGACCGGGGGCGAATTTCATGGCCTGACCTTCATAAAGCCAAACGATTTTCCAGAACATTTCAGGATGGCTGTGAACAGGAACCATTTCCTGGTTGGTGAGTTCCCACTGCCAACCGTCGGGTGTACCGTTATCATCGGTATCAGCTGTGTCAACAGCGCTACCTACCATGAAAAGTTGTGCGGGATACTCCGGCAGGGGGTCGCCATCCTTTACATATGTGACAGCTGCCGTTGTTCCGTTTTCAAGTGACCAGGTCATGGTTACTTTATATACAGCATAAGTTGCGTTAGCAATGTTTGCACCACCAGGTACAAGGGCATTCACAGCACCGCCAAAATTGGTATTAACTCTAAGGCCGGCAGTTGCAGTTCCATTATTATATGCTTCGTCCAACGAAATCTTCCATCCATCTGAATAGCGGAATTTGTATTCGTTTTCAAGAAGAACTACTTCAGGCGCTTCAAAAGTGATTGTATTCAGGTTAAAAGCGCCCTGAGTAAGAGGAGTGCTGCTACTCCAGCCGGTTGGTGTGGCGCCGCCGATTATACCCCATTGAACCGGAGCTATAATTACCATTTCAAGTTCAGTGTCAATAACAACATGATAAAGGCCATCGGAAGGAACTGTAAATTTGGTTTCGGTAGCCGTGTAAGAACCACGCCAGAAATCAACCTTAGGTTCGTCTGTAAGTCTTTCTGCCTCAGGAACAACTGCAAAATCAGCGCCGGGACCATAAGTAGTCTTGGTCTCGCCTGATACTTCAACAATGCTAAAGCCATCTGCACCACCTTTAACAGCAATGTACAATTCGAGTAATTGAGGCCTGGCAGTCTGGGTAACCTCATTCTTGGCAACCTTCATCATACCTTTGCTGTCAAGATCAGTGAGGGCTGTTCCGGCACCGGTTACATAAAAGCCGTCCTCTACGAGAACAGGGGGATTTCCACCATCATCATCATCTTTCTTGCAGGAGGTGAAAATCACCAGGAATGACAGTGCAAGCAAGGAAAGCTTCACTAAAGTTTTAAAAAAGTTTCTCTTCATGGTATTAATTTTAAGTAATTAGATTAAGGAATTATTGTGCATTTTCAAGCAGGTTTGGATTTGCATCAGTTGCCCATTTTGGAATCGGGAAGGTTTCAACAGACGGATCCCCGGATTTACCACCCTGAGCGTCACCCTTGCCCCACCAGCTTTTTGTAAATTCACCAAAACGGATGAGGTCCTGGCGCCGATGACCTTCGGCAAACATTTCACGTCCTCTCTCAGCAAGCACATCAGCAAGTGTTGCATTTGTAAAAGGAGAAACGCCCGCCCTGGTTCGAATGGGGTTGATCCATTCATCACCGTCATGTCCAAGCCGGATTTCAACTTCTGCCTTTACAAGGTAAAAATCGGTGAGGCGGAACAAAGGAAAATCGTTGCTCAGGTTTTCTTTCGCTCCTTTTTTAATCTCATATTTTCCGATTCTTGCACCGGTGGTCCTGATTTGGGCCGGAGTGAAGGTAGCATCCATACGTACGGCAGGAATCACAGGGTTAAGGTTTAGAGGTGCTCCTGTTACTGATTCAATGATTGGTTGCCCTCCGCTGGTAAACTGTGGTCCATAAAGGAAATATGCTTTCTTCCTTAGATCATTGTCTTCATAAGTCTGAAAATGCTGATAGGTAACCGCGCATCCGTTCCATGGACCGACTGTCATATCATAGGTGAGGTTCGACTGGTAATGTAAAGTTCTCATGTGGATTCTGAATCCCTGGTAATCATCCTCGTCATAAGCTATCGAGAATATGATTTCTGGATTATCCTGGTTTTCTGTTACAAAAGGTCCGCTTACACTCGGATCAAGAGTAAAAACATCAGAATTAATTATACTGTCAGCGTATTGTCCTGCTTTTTCCCATTGAGGTATCCCGGTATATACCTTGGCATTGAGATAAAGCTTGCTTAAAAGAGCAAAGGCCATATAACGGGTAGCCAGATATTTGCTGTTAATAGCTTTCAGTGACGGATAGTTCGCCTCAAGACATGTGGTTAAACTATCAAATATCGCAGCTCTTGGAGTTTTATAAGGTTGTTCAGGGGCATTACTGAAAGATGAGAGGTAAGGTACATCCCCATAATTGTCCATTAGCAGGTAATAATAAAAGGATCGTATGACTTCCACTTCCTTGATTTTCTGGTTAATGGCGTCTGACTGAGGAAGTTTTTTGAGCATATCGATGATCTGGTTACTTCTGGTAACTCCGGCAAAGAGTTTTTCCCACATTCTGTTGACACCTTCCACGTCATTATTCCAGGTATGCTGATACATGACCCTCCATTTTCCACCGTCATCCCAGTCGGCATCACGAGTTGGAAAAACAAGTTCGTCTGATGTTACTTCCTGAGCCCAGAACCACCATCCACCGTCATCAGCAAGCGGCTGCATTTGTTTATAGGCATCAACCGCCATACTGGCAACCTGTGCTTCACTTTCGGGATATACATTTTCGGGCAAACGATCATATAATTGTTCATCGACATTGGTACATCCCCAACCAAAAAATAGTATTGAGAATAAAATGATTATATACGTTTTCATATCTGTTGATTTAGAAAGTTGCTGTTAAGCCTACAGTTAAGGTTCTGGTTTTGGGATAGACATTGTACTGATCGATACCGAAAGCCAGTCCTTCATAGCTGGTTTCAGGATCCACTCCGGAATATCCTGTGATGATGAACAGGTTATTGGAGGAAACGCTGAGTTTTATATTTTTAACTGCACCTGATTTGGGAGTCAGATTGTAGCTTAAAGAAACATAGTCCAGGCGAACAAATGAGCCATCCTCAACATAGATATCGGCAATTGCAGGTCCCTGGGTTCTGCCCTGCTTTTTCCAGTCAAGTGCTTCAGGAGTAGCATTCAGACTTGGTAATAAGCCAGGATAATCAAAAAACATACGGGTTGCATTGTATACATCATTGCCAATGATGGAGCGGAATGAAAAATCCAGATCAAAATTTTTCAGGAAGGTAATCGTATTCGACCAGCCAATTTCAATATCCGGAGCAGGACTTCCTGCAAGATACCTCCTGGCACTTGTAAGTTCACGGGTAACGCCTCCTGATGTGGATTCATAAAGGAAATAACCGTCGGATGATAATCCCATATATTTGGGAAGATAGAATGATCCCAGCTCTTCTCCTTCAATATTTCCCGTAACGTAGTTAAGATCGCCTATAAGTCCCCTTCCTGACAGGTATCCGTTTTTCCTTTCATTTGTAACAATAAAGCCGCCAAGATCCGTATTGATAGTTTTAAAGTGACTTACGTTGATTGAAGTTTTCCATTTGAAATTACCTCGGTCAACCGCAAAAGCCTGTAAAAATACTTCAATACCCCGGTTTCTCATACTTCCTGAATTCGCCCAGGTGGTAGGTGCCAGATTCGGAGGTACCGGAACTGGATAAGCATCGAGGAGATCATCAGTTGTTTTGCTGTAAACCTCTAAGGTACCGCTGATACGATTTCTAAGTGCGGCGAAGTCAAGACCGATATTAATTTCTGAAGTTCTTTCCCATTTCAGGTCAGGATTAGCATTCCAGGCTGGCCCGAAAGTTGTGACCATCTGTCCTGTTTCAGGATCAATAGCTGTGCCGGTAGGTTCAAAGACCACCTGACTGTGATAATCGCCGATTTTTTGATTTCCTGATACACCATAGCTGGCTCTTAATTTTAACTGGTTAATTACTGTAAAGTTTTGCATAAAGCCTTCCCTATCAATATTCCAGCCAGCAGAAACTGTTGGAAACCAGCCCCATTTATTATTTACCCCAAACCTTGATGAACCGTCTCGGCGTAAAGATCCGGCCAGGTAATACTTATTGTTGTAGTTGTATTGAAGCCTGCCAAAAAAGCCGATCAATGTGGATTCACCAGCCCAGGAATCTATACTCGCGCTTGTTATATCAATAAATGAACTCAGGTTGTTATATCGTATGAAGTCAGACTGAGGGTTTTCAGCCTGGGCATAAAATCCGTTATAGTTTGTCTGCTGCCAAGAATATCCCCCCATCAGGTTAAAGTTATGTGATCCGATGGACTTTGTATAAGTACCGGTTATTTCCATAAGCTTTTGTTGCTCTTTGTCGAAAGATTTCCTGCCAAATCCATTGTCGGCTGTGGCATAAATTTTTCCTTTTGGCCTGAAGTATGAGCTTTCTCTGTCATCAAGGGTATAACCAAAGTTAATTGACCCAATAAGATCCTTGAAAATCTGCATATCTGCTTTAAAAGTGCCAAAGAAACTTTTTGCTGTACGGATATTATCAACTCCGTTAATCACAGCAAGAGGATTTTCATAATTGAAAGCCCGGATAGTTTTATAGTAGTTGCCTGTGGTATCTCTTACGGGATCAGTCGGATTATGAGAAATGGCCTGGTAAATGATATCATCCTTATTGAAACCGCCGTAATTTTCATAGTCATTATCCTCAAAAGATCCTGAAATACTGCCTGATAAGGTAAGCCGGTTATCAAGAGCCATATGGGTCAGGTTTACCTTGCCGATTGTACGTTTCTTTTCAGTTCCTTTCATAACACCCTGCCAATCGGAATGGGTAATAGAAGCAAAATAGTTAGAATTTTCAGTTCCCCCCGAGTAGCTCAGGTTGTAGTTCTGGGTAAGGCCTGTGCGGTAAATCTCGTCCTGCCAGTCGGTATTGGCACCGCCATCAGAAAAGTCAAGATTATATTCATCAACGTATTTTCTAATATCCGAAGCACTCAGCAGATCCAGTTTTTTGGCAACCCTGTCTGCGGATACCTTAATATTAAGCTGTAATGTACCTTTTCCTGCACTTCCTTTTTTGGTTGTGATGATAATAACCCCATTTGAACCCTGTGACCCGTAAATAGCAGCTGATGCTGCATCCTTGAGCACCGAATAACTCTCGATGTCTTCAGGAGCAATTGTGGTTGGGTCGGCATTCGGTACGCCGTCAATTACATACAGAGGCTGGGTATCTGAGGAAAATCCGGCAGCGCCCCTGATACGAATAGTGAAGCCCGAGTTCGGGTCACCACCTTTCTTGGAAACAAGTACGCCTGCAATTTTGCCTTGTATTCCTTGAACAGGATCCGTTAATACACCCTGGCCCAGTTCATCTGCGGCAATATGGGATACTGCACCGGTCTTGTCAACTTTCTTTTGAGTGCCATAACCGATAACAATAATTTCTTCAAGTGACGTGACGTCACTGCTTAATCTGACATCAATAACACTTTTCTGACCCACCTGAATCTTTTGCGGGTTATAACCTATGAATGAAAAAATGAGAACAGTTTCAGGACCTTTCACTGTAAGCTCATAGTATCCGTTGACATCCGTGGTGGTTCCCTGAGTTGTACCTTCAATTTGAATATTAACTCCCGGAAGAGGTTCATTATTGGCAGCATCCAGAACTTTGCCCGATACCTTACCGTTTTGCGCAAAAGTCAAAACAGGAAGCATAAGAAGGACAAACAGCAATGCTTTCGAAAAAATAAAAGCTCGTAGCTTCATTCCTGTGATTTTTAGTTAATGTATTAGTTTGCGTTATTGTCGGCAGCAGCCGTATTTTCCCGAAGATCAGCAAGCCAAATCTTTATTAATCTGATTTTTATTGCTTCATCAAATGTCGCGGATATGTTCGGTTAACCAAAAGAAAACAAGTTCAATTTGCGGTAAAATCTGCGCAAACGTTTCCGCAAACGTTTGCTTATGGTTTTTTTTATGACTATAATTACAAATACTTTCAAGATTCAATGAAAACTCATCAGGTAACCATAAAAGATGTTGCCAGGGAATTAGGGGTTTCGGTTTCTACTGTTTCCCGTGCATTAAAAGATCATCCGGATATCAGTGCAAGCACGAGAAAGCTGGTGCATGAGACTGTGGAGCGGATGAAATATAAGCCCAATGCCATAGCATTAAGTTTGAGAAGTCAGCGTAGTAACATTATCGGGGTTATTATACCTGAGATTGTACATCATTTCTTTTCTTCAGTTATTTCAGGAATTGATGAAGCGGCTGTTGCAGAAGGATATAACGTAATGTTTTTTCAATCCAATGAAAGTTATGACCGTGAGGTACGAATTATTCAGTCTATTTTAAGCAGCAGGGCCGACGGTGTTTTGATCTCTGTGGCTAAGGGAACCAAAAAATTCGGTCATATCAGGCAGATCATTGAAAATAACATTCCACTTGTATTTTTCGACAGGGCTTGTGATGAAATTGAGACCGACAGGGTTATCGTAGATGATTTCGAAGGGGCATATAATGCAGTGGATTACCTGGTTAAAACCGGATGTAAAAGAATTGCCCACTTTGCCGGACCTCAGCATTTGCAAATTAGTTATTTAAGGAAAAGAGGATACATAACGGCTTTGGAAAAGAATGGATTGAAAGTGGATGATGATATGATCGTAATTTGTGATGAATATGAAGATGCATTTGCTGTTACAAGACAGATCATGAGCAAGCCGGTTCCCCCTGATGCTATATTCACAGTGAATGATATGACGGCCGTTGGTACCCTTAATGCGCTTAAGACTTTGGGATTCAAAGTTCCGGAAGATGTTTCTATAGTCGGATTCACTGACGGTTTGGTTTCATCAGTTACTGATCCATTGCTCACCACCGTAAGCCAGCATGGTTTTGAAATCGGAAAGAAAGCATCCGAAATCCTCATAAAAAGGATAAACGAACAGATAAATTCGGCAAAACCGTTAACTGAAGTAGTTAAGACAGAGCTGGTTATAAGGGATTCAACAAAAAAGATTTAAAAGATTTATTGCAGGATTTTTTGTGGTTGGGGATTTTAAGTACCAATTGAGAAGAGTCAGTTATAAACCCTATAAATCTAAGTTATGGCAACAAAAGTTCTTCTCGAACCCGATAAGTATTACCATGTATTTAATCATACAATTGGTGATGAAAAATTGTTCAGGAGTGACAATGATTATTCAGAATTCATTGTCAGGTATATTCAGCATGTCATACCCGTAGCAGAAACTATTGCATATTGTCTTATGTCAAATCACTTTCATTTTTGTATTAAGATAAAAGGTATTGATGAACTTTTTAAGAAATCGACCCGCGTAAAATTGGAACTTGTCGAATCCATAATTTATAGAAGTCTTTCCCATTTTTTGAACGGTTATGTCCAGAAGTACAATCATCGGTATTCAAGAATGGGAAGCCTATTCGTTGGCAATTTCAAACGTAAGCCAATGAATACCGACGACGATTTGAGACGGCTTATTTGTTACATCCACAACAATCCTGTTGAAGCTAAGTTAGTTCCCTCTCCTGACAAATGGTTGTATTCATCCTATTTGGATTATTTCACTGAAAATTCCGCCCCCAAAATTCCCCTGGATGTACCCGAAATAATTCGTGTTTTCAACGACCTTGAGAATTTCAAAATCCTCCACACCCACCCTTGAAGGGTACCCGTCCATCTCAGAGAACATACCTGGTATGAATTTCAGAAGAAATCGGGACTCTTGAAGGGTGTTACCTCATCACCGAGATCATACCTGATAGGAGTTTAAGAAGAAATAAGGACCCTTCAAGAGTGTTCTTAGGTAAAGCGCAAACGTTTGAAATCTGATGGTTCAGATACTTTTTAATATTTTTGTAAAAATTTATCTATCAATTAGTTGCAAATGAAAATTTGTGTATTAAATTTGTATTGATATTTCCCGAATATCAAACAATCTTTATTAATCTCTGATTCTGTTGCATTACAGGCAGGGATTTTTATTTTAAGTACCTTCCTGTAAATAAAACTTACATCATGAAAAAACCAAAATTAAGTTTCTGGCAAATCTGGAATATGAGTTTCGGATTTTTCGGCATTCAATTCGGCTTCGGATTGCAAAACGCAAATGTCAGCCGCATCTTCGGATCTCTTGGTGCAGAACCCGACAGACTGGCTATCTTCTGGCTGGCAGCCCCTGTTACCGGACTTATCATGCAACCGATAATCGGTTACCTGAGCGATCATACCTGGAACCGCCTCGGACGACGCCGTCCCTATTTTCTTACCGGCGCCATCCTGGCTTCTCTGGCGCTGTTGATCATGCCGAATTCACCCGCATTGTGGTTTGCCGCAGGAATGCTCTGGATCATGGATGCATCCATTAATATATCAATGGAACCTTTCAGAGCTTTTGTCGGCGATATGCTTCCTGATGAACAGCGTACAATTGGATTCACAATGCAAAGCTTTTTCATTGGAATCGGTGCCTTCATAGCTTCATGGCTACCGTACGTTTTTGATAACTGGTTTCACATCCAAAACACATCGGAAACGGGACTTCCACCAACTGTAATCTATTCCTTTTACCTGGGTGGCATTGTATTTCTTGCCGCAGTTTTATGGACAGTTTTTACAACCAGGGAATACTCCCCTGAAGAATTGAAGAATTATGAAACTGAAACGGATATAGCCCGAAAAGAGCTCACTGAAACAGAACCGGTTATTAAATATTTGCGAAGGGGCATTATCTGGTCGGTAGTAGGTCTTTTACTGGCTTATCCCATTCAATATTTTAAACTTGAAAAAGAATTATACATACTTGCCGGCGGATTCCTGGTCTTTGGTTTGCTCCAGTTAATAACTGCCATGCTGATCAGAAAAGGAAGAAATCAATCAGGGCTTGTAAGTGTCATTACTGATCTTTACAGGATGCCAAAAACCATGACTCAACTTGCCATCGTGCAGTTTTTTACCTGGTTTGCCCTTTTTTCAATGTGGATTTATACCACACCGGCCATAACAAGCCACCTTTATCATACAACCGATACAACCTCGGAAATCTATAATAAAGGAGCAAACTGGGTCGGCGGAATGTTCGGCTGGTATAACCTTTTTGCTGCAATCCTTGGAATATTCCTGCTGCCACGACTTGCCAAATTAACCAGTCGCAAAACCACTCATATGATTGCCCTCTTTATGGGCGGAATTGGCCTGCTTTCACTTTATGTGATCACTGACCCTCAACAGATGGTGTATTCCATGATTGGTGTCGGTTTAGCCTGGGCCAGTATCCTGGCTATGCCTTATGCCATCCTTACGGGCGCCCTGCCTCAAAGCAAAATGGGAGTGTATATGGGCATATTTAATTTTTTTATTGTCATTCCGCAGATTTTAG is part of the Bacteroidales bacterium genome and harbors:
- a CDS encoding alpha-amylase family glycosyl hydrolase, with translation MKKFIIPILLLLVPVFGFTQVITTEPFLPTDNEPVIIKFHASQGDKGLMNYSSDDVYAHTGVITDKSTSPGDWKYVKADWTVNTALCKLTKTAANEYELAITPGIRQFYGVPANEKIIQIAFVFRNSTASKTGRDVAGADIFKNVYEAGLQTSFVQPDNRFSFVGEDHLLHISAASRESDSMFLYLENSLVHKTASSLIDTIIQIGDSVRHQMVVIAKNTNQTTSDTLWFLKPGATISKTIQQGITEGISYPSVDSAVFCIYAPGKNRIYLIGDFNDWLPDSKWQLKKDGDRFWIKVGDLTPGKEYSFQYLIDEQIRIADPYSEKILDPVFDKYIPESVYPGLLKYPEGKTTQITGVIQPGKENFNWISTSYEPPQSSNLTIYELLIRDFVSTHDIKDVKTKLDYLQNLGINAIELMPFSEFEGDTSWGYNPSFYFAPDKFYGRDVDFKDFIQECHNRGIAVIMDIVLNHSYGQSPLVRMYYNSATGKPASDNPWYNVNSPNSTYNWGFDFNHESSATKYFVDRVIEYWLNEYKVDGFRFDFTKGFTNTPGDGSAYDASRINNLKRIYDKIKSVNHNAYMICEHFAPNNEEQILSSYGMLLWGNINYNYNEATMGYLANSSLSWASYQARNWSYPGLVSYMESHDEERLMYKNLKYGNQEGNYNIKDRSTALKRMELAGAFFFTIPGPKMIWQFGELGYDFSIDYNGRVGVKPIHWDYMNDPDRMHLYLVWSKLIDLRNKYPVFRTDDYTMTTGNNISAKKIILRDPEGDAIVIGNFGVSETEITPAFTQTGWWHDVMKGDSVNITDVTMSVTLAPGEYRIYTMEKMESVINGSDDNVNEPVKVFPNPARKYLYLKSEAGYGKADIYTITGKRVLTLSTVPEDGSIDISGLSSGLYILKVISGDKTYTTKFVKSSY
- a CDS encoding SusF/SusE family outer membrane protein, which translates into the protein MKRNFFKTLVKLSLLALSFLVIFTSCKKDDDDGGNPPVLVEDGFYVTGAGTALTDLDSKGMMKVAKNEVTQTARPQLLELYIAVKGGADGFSIVEVSGETKTTYGPGADFAVVPEAERLTDEPKVDFWRGSYTATETKFTVPSDGLYHVVIDTELEMVIIAPVQWGIIGGATPTGWSSSTPLTQGAFNLNTITFEAPEVVLLENEYKFRYSDGWKISLDEAYNNGTATAGLRVNTNFGGAVNALVPGGANIANATYAVYKVTMTWSLENGTTAAVTYVKDGDPLPEYPAQLFMVGSAVDTADTDDNGTPDGWQWELTNQEMVPVHSHPEMFWKIVWLYEGQAMKFAPGREWVGDFGKDGDATDGVFAKGSTDVPVPGASGYYIVVVDLANETIEVNPAKVYGIGDAFGSWDAGVEANLFTVDNTAGVIKFENIPANGNLRMYAKGSTLAADWWQAEFNIIDGNIEYRGTGGDQTAVPVTAGQTVTLNFKEGTGTIE
- a CDS encoding RagB/SusD family nutrient uptake outer membrane protein yields the protein MKTYIIILFSILFFGWGCTNVDEQLYDRLPENVYPESEAQVASMAVDAYKQMQPLADDGGWWFWAQEVTSDELVFPTRDADWDDGGKWRVMYQHTWNNDVEGVNRMWEKLFAGVTRSNQIIDMLKKLPQSDAINQKIKEVEVIRSFYYYLLMDNYGDVPYLSSFSNAPEQPYKTPRAAIFDSLTTCLEANYPSLKAINSKYLATRYMAFALLSKLYLNAKVYTGIPQWEKAGQYADSIINSDVFTLDPSVSGPFVTENQDNPEIIFSIAYDEDDYQGFRIHMRTLHYQSNLTYDMTVGPWNGCAVTYQHFQTYEDNDLRKKAYFLYGPQFTSGGQPIIESVTGAPLNLNPVIPAVRMDATFTPAQIRTTGARIGKYEIKKGAKENLSNDFPLFRLTDFYLVKAEVEIRLGHDGDEWINPIRTRAGVSPFTNATLADVLAERGREMFAEGHRRQDLIRFGEFTKSWWGKGDAQGGKSGDPSVETFPIPKWATDANPNLLENAQ
- a CDS encoding SusC/RagA family TonB-linked outer membrane protein yields the protein MKLRAFIFSKALLFVLLMLPVLTFAQNGKVSGKVLDAANNEPLPGVNIQIEGTTQGTTTDVNGYYELTVKGPETVLIFSFIGYNPQKIQVGQKSVIDVRLSSDVTSLEEIIVIGYGTQKKVDKTGAVSHIAADELGQGVLTDPVQGIQGKIAGVLVSKKGGDPNSGFTIRIRGAAGFSSDTQPLYVIDGVPNADPTTIAPEDIESYSVLKDAASAAIYGSQGSNGVIIITTKKGSAGKGTLQLNIKVSADRVAKKLDLLSASDIRKYVDEYNLDFSDGGANTDWQDEIYRTGLTQNYNLSYSGGTENSNYFASITHSDWQGVMKGTEKKRTIGKVNLTHMALDNRLTLSGSISGSFEDNDYENYGGFNKDDIIYQAISHNPTDPVRDTTGNYYKTIRAFNYENPLAVINGVDNIRTAKSFFGTFKADMQIFKDLIGSINFGYTLDDRESSYFRPKGKIYATADNGFGRKSFDKEQQKLMEITGTYTKSIGSHNFNLMGGYSWQQTNYNGFYAQAENPQSDFIRYNNLSSFIDITSASIDSWAGESTLIGFFGRLQYNYNNKYYLAGSLRRDGSSRFGVNNKWGWFPTVSAGWNIDREGFMQNFTVINQLKLRASYGVSGNQKIGDYHSQVVFEPTGTAIDPETGQMVTTFGPAWNANPDLKWERTSEINIGLDFAALRNRISGTLEVYSKTTDDLLDAYPVPVPPNLAPTTWANSGSMRNRGIEVFLQAFAVDRGNFKWKTSINVSHFKTINTDLGGFIVTNERKNGYLSGRGLIGDLNYVTGNIEGEELGSFYLPKYMGLSSDGYFLYESTSGGVTRELTSARRYLAGSPAPDIEIGWSNTITFLKNFDLDFSFRSIIGNDVYNATRMFFDYPGLLPSLNATPEALDWKKQGRTQGPAIADIYVEDGSFVRLDYVSLSYNLTPKSGAVKNIKLSVSSNNLFIITGYSGVDPETSYEGLAFGIDQYNVYPKTRTLTVGLTATF
- a CDS encoding LacI family DNA-binding transcriptional regulator is translated as MKTHQVTIKDVARELGVSVSTVSRALKDHPDISASTRKLVHETVERMKYKPNAIALSLRSQRSNIIGVIIPEIVHHFFSSVISGIDEAAVAEGYNVMFFQSNESYDREVRIIQSILSSRADGVLISVAKGTKKFGHIRQIIENNIPLVFFDRACDEIETDRVIVDDFEGAYNAVDYLVKTGCKRIAHFAGPQHLQISYLRKRGYITALEKNGLKVDDDMIVICDEYEDAFAVTRQIMSKPVPPDAIFTVNDMTAVGTLNALKTLGFKVPEDVSIVGFTDGLVSSVTDPLLTTVSQHGFEIGKKASEILIKRINEQINSAKPLTEVVKTELVIRDSTKKI
- a CDS encoding MFS transporter, encoding MKKPKLSFWQIWNMSFGFFGIQFGFGLQNANVSRIFGSLGAEPDRLAIFWLAAPVTGLIMQPIIGYLSDHTWNRLGRRRPYFLTGAILASLALLIMPNSPALWFAAGMLWIMDASINISMEPFRAFVGDMLPDEQRTIGFTMQSFFIGIGAFIASWLPYVFDNWFHIQNTSETGLPPTVIYSFYLGGIVFLAAVLWTVFTTREYSPEELKNYETETDIARKELTETEPVIKYLRRGIIWSVVGLLLAYPIQYFKLEKELYILAGGFLVFGLLQLITAMLIRKGRNQSGLVSVITDLYRMPKTMTQLAIVQFFTWFALFSMWIYTTPAITSHLYHTTDTTSEIYNKGANWVGGMFGWYNLFAAILGIFLLPRLAKLTSRKTTHMIALFMGGIGLLSLYVITDPQQMVYSMIGVGLAWASILAMPYAILTGALPQSKMGVYMGIFNFFIVIPQILAGTLLGFMLRYLFHGESIYVLITGGFSMILAGLLVTFVKDEKK